Below is a genomic region from Culicoides brevitarsis isolate CSIRO-B50_1 chromosome 2, AGI_CSIRO_Cbre_v1, whole genome shotgun sequence.
aaatagatttgaaaatattttcttgaatttttttttaaataattttaaataaataaattatttattaatttttattattctttattttaaccaaactaaaataattttattatattttaaagaaattttttttttagaattttttataaatttagaaaaagcaggaaaattttaataattttacttaaattttttttttatttttttttttgtaaaaataaaaatatttttttatgaaatttataaaaattaacaattttgatttttcaaaatttttggaaaaatgtataaatcacctcatgtttttaattttgagaaattaaaatttaactcaattttttaaaaatttttaataagaattcaccataaatttaatcgccaaattaattttgtagacCAAATTCAAAACTCTTGTAAATCTCTCCAAACTCGCTTCCGACAAAGACCAAACTTGCAAACTTTTCGTTCTTTGTGACATTGCCATAACCAATAACATGTCCTTCAAAGTCTTCGGCGGCAATTTATACCACTCAGACTCATATAATTTCATTGCGACATCATGCAAGGCATCTTTCACCAAAGTACTCAGCAACGAAACAATGAAATACTGAAAGACACAGATGCTGCTTGCGGGCGTAAAAGAAATCATTCTTGTCGGTTCAACCAAACTCAGGACATAATACATGCACGAAGCCATAATCATGCAAGCTTCCCATAGCAGAATCGgaacgttaaaaatttcgttgagTTCATAAACGAAATTCAAAGCTTTTAGGTGAAAATCGTGAATGACCTTGAGAAGGTCATTTGAGTCATTTGACTGATTTCGGCCTATAACTTTGCACAAAGCTGCCACAACTTTAAGTTTGTAAAGCACTCCAACGgttaaaaagatgaaaattaagctgaaaaaactaaaaaacgtCGCAATGTACAACGATCCAAGAATTTGATTAATTGTGTTTATCGCAAAATTCCACTTTTCTTCTTTGTCAAATCTAAACTCGGCTGGATACGCAAACTTTGATGTCGTAACGATTGGCGTTAAAATGATCATTGACATGTTGGCACAGACACCCGCAGCTGTCGCCTGACACGATCTCAAGATAACTCGTTTGCATTTTTCAAAGAGTTCCGATTCAAAGACAGCAAAATGAGTCCATCCATTGTTGACGGTGTTGATGATGTCTTTGATgagaaaagcaattttttggcGAAATGTGAGGAGTGTGGCAGATTGCGCCCAAACGATGAAACAGATGCACGTGGTGTTGATGTTGAACACTTTTACACCGATTTCGGGAGATTGGAAGATGGTCCACATAAAGACGAAGGTGAGAAGGATATGGGAACCAAACATTAGGAAACGTCTTATGAGATAACCAATGTTGGGAGATGATGAGGAGGAAAATAGGTCGTAGCCGATTATGCTGAATCCCAGTTTTAGAATTTCTTtggatttttccatttttttggtaattttttttttataattttttttaattattttttttcagtttaattaaaaaatctaaaaaaatctattttaattaattttaaaaaaaattatttaaaaatattatttcaatttttcaacatgtttaacataatttttttgataaattttttaaatatttttttaacttcttaaatgtctttttaatttttttttcaagtttttgacaatagtatttaaattaattaatcattgaaaatttattttaaataatttttttattttttaaatatacttaattacattattattaatttattattttattttaaatgtctgaatttcttaaatccatttaaatatttttgatttaattaattaaaatttaattatttttaatttatttttaaattaattatttttattttattttatttaattttttttttttttttttttttgaataatgattaaaaaatgtttttaaatattttttaattattttaaaattattttaatttttaaacaatttttctataattttttttaatttttttttaacttttaaataaatatttgaattttaatatattttttacccgATTAGAACGCAGACAACAAAAGAAATGCTGAAAAATAGCTCGTCCCGAAGCCCTTTTATACCCAGACGACGACGtcaaacataaaaatcaattattaattaaaattctatccCTTTCCGGGgccaaattttttcgattttttgcgcgttttgaaatttctcttaaatttcaaagaccaaaattcaaaaatatttttttgttgaaaagctTGAATCCTTGGCTTTCAAGTAcaacttgaattattttaatagctgaacttaaagttattgaaaaattagtttttccaaattttgaaatgtcctCCTCTGTGGACAAAACCGGGAAagggataaaaattaagaaaatcgtGTCATAGGAAAATTAACCCTTTTGTGAcagtaaaaaagaaaattttctctttttttatttttttaacaaaaaatagtaaaatttaacttttttaatgattttttttaattgaaatttgatcttttgatttttttctcattaaaaatctctacaaccgaatttttttgtaactgtAGGAGATGAACAAggtcacaaaaaatcatattttttcaataaacaagGCGTCATATCAAAATTCATGATGATTTCGAGGTTCTTTCCCACCTCTGATACTATTATGGGGCTTTTAGTGGGCATGTCTGTGGTTTTATTAAGaccacaacaacaaacataatttttgtgaaaacttTTAGAGAGAACttgtttaatcaatttttgtgttagAACGCATTAATTATGCAAAAAGTTgtgaattattcaaaaatttatagaattttatgttgctttaaataatttatttttattccttttctaGTTTAAAAAGCAGAAGCTcattcgaattttatttttcagtacaTAAATTTCGGTCTtgcagaacaaaaaatttgaataaaaagtgtttggtaaacaaaaaaaggagtaaattagtgcaaaaaaatggaagacaAGAACCTGAAGAGGCGCAAAGCAAAAGAAGGAGATGAATGCAAACACACGAAACGTGTACAAAGAAGTGATAATGCTTGTCTACATGGATTTCCATAAGAGTGCTTCTCATGATTTAAACATGAGATAGTAGCAGTAAGAGTGCGCTCTCCCCAAGTTCTTGTCTATTTATGTACTTTTGCAGCGgcaacacaacaaaaattgcacctgaaaagtaatttatacGAGAAATCTCTACAGATCTGTTGACACACAAAATGCTACGTGCAGCCTGCCAAACAAATGGGTtgcttttaaacttttattcccAACAccgatattaaatttatgtgtgCAGCTGATGTTGCCGCCCGGCACACcagaaataataacaataatgatgataaagcAGCGCCGAGACAGACGACGGagacaaattaatatttaagatGCTGGATGATGGACGACAATTCAAATGTCACGTCGCCAGACTTGAATTTCCCCAAAAATTGGATGGATTTGCATTTATATGGAGATGAAAAGCACACAAATTCAAATGAATGCAAAATTTGCagagacacagaaaaaaaatgtcactccaaatt
It encodes:
- the LOC134828522 gene encoding uncharacterized protein LOC134828522, with protein sequence MEKSKEILKLGFSIIGYDLFSSSSSPNIGYLIRRFLMFGSHILLTFVFMWTIFQSPEIGVKVFNINTTCICFIVWAQSATLLTFRQKIAFLIKDIINTVNNGWTHFAVFESELFEKCKRVILRSCQATAAGVCANMSMIILTPIVTTSKFAYPAEFRFDKEEKWNFAINTINQILGSLYIATFFSFFSLIFIFLTVGVLYKLKVVAALCKVIGRNQSNDSNDLLKVIHDFHLKALNFVYELNEIFNVPILLWEACMIMASCMYYVLSLVEPTRMISFTPASSICVFQYFIVSLLSTLVKDALHDVAMKLYESEWYKLPPKTLKDMLLVMAMSQRTKSLQVWSLSEASLERFTRVLNLVYKINLAIKFMVNSY